ACCCTGAGCACCCGCATCAAAATAGTCAATACCATTAACAATACAGTATTCTATCGCCGCGTAGTAACACAGTTCAAAATGTAAGCTGTGAAACTCGGCCAAACAGCCCCAATGACGACCGTAAAGGTGCGTGGCATTGCGCATAAAAAATGCACCAGCAACATTATGTCCATCATATTGTGCCAAAATTAATAGCACCTGGTCGGGAAGGGTTGTACCCAAATTTTGAAAGAACTCAAGAGTAAAAGCCGGGTAATTATTCTTTTTTGAAAAAGTAGACAGATAGTATTGATAAAATACTTGCCATTGTTGGTCGCTTATTTCATGTCCCGTGAGAGTTTGTAGCGTGATGCCTTGTTCTTTAACGCGACGCCGTTCGCGGCGGATTTTTTTCCGTTTAGAGGATGTCATTGAAGCCAAGAAATCATCGAAGTGTTGATAGTGTTGGTTTTGCCAATGAAATTGATAACCCCAACGTTCCAGTATAAGTGAATTTTTTGTTTTCAGCTCATTAGAAAAACCTGGGTCTTCAGGGAAAAGGCAATGCCAAGAAGAATAATTACTCTCTTTTGCATAGCCAATAGCGGACTCTATTAACTGTTGTTTTATACTGATTGTTTCAGCGTGATCATCCTCAGCACAGAGAAAGCGTTGGCCAACAACAGGTGTAAATGGAATTGCACTAACTAATTTTGGATAGTAAGCAAGACCATGCTGTGCGTAGGCATCGGCCCAGGCAAAGTTAAAGACAAATTCACCCCAAGAATGCAGCTTGCTGTAAAGAGGCAGTGCGCCAACCAGAATATCGTTTTTCCATAAGGTAATATGACAGGGTTGCCAACCAGAATCGCCGCCGACACAGTTGTAGCGTTCGATACCTTCAAGAAATTCGTAACTTAGAAAAGGGTTATTACGCTGATTAAGACGATTCCATTGTTTTTCACCGACATCACTGAGAATGGTTTCATAGCGGGTTAAATAACGATCTTGCATCCTAAAGTGCGCCTCTATGTGTGCAAGACCCGCGGGGCGTGATCCTAAGCATGTATCTGCTGCGTCTCGCCTAAACGCCTACTGTTGGTGCATCTGTATGCTTGGGATCATGCAGAGGCTACAAGCACACATAAGGCGCATTTTACAGTATAGCGAAGCTACAAGCTTGTAAGGCAGCGACCAGAATGGTGGTGACTGCGTAAAATTAATGGTTAATCTGGGTGATGCGACCGGCAATGTTATAACCGCTTAGGTCTTCAGCCGTATCAACACGAATAATTTCGATGGTTGCATCAAGCGGTGCAATCAGCGTATTACCAGGGTCAAGCCGAACATCAAGCAATGTGCCGAGCTTAAACTGCTCATTCGTTTGGAATGCCAAGCCAGTCGTGCTTAGATTATTAAGCGTACCATGACTTGTATGCTCTGAATTTTGCTCGGTGCCTTGCTCGGCATAATCCAGCTTGCAACTTACGCCAACGCGTAGTGCAGCGCGGCGCTCTGCTGCATGTCGTAGCATGGTTTCCTCCTGGGGGATATGTGAACTTCCTGTTTTTTTATGCTGAACTCAGCTCTTCAAGATAGCGCTCTGCATCCAATGCCGCCATACAGCCGGCACCCGCAGAGGTCACTGCCTGACGATAGACCTGATCAGCCACATCACCAGCAGCAAACACTCCGGCTATACTCGTCGCCGTGGCATCGCCTGCCAATCCCGATTTAATGATGATATAGCCATTTTTCATATCGAGTTGCCCAGCAAATATTTGTGTATTCGGTGAGTGACCTATAGCAATAAAAATGCCGCTCAAGTCAATGTCTTGTGTGCTGTCGTCTTTGGTGCTACGAATACGCATGCCCGTGACGCCCATTTTATCACCTAAAACCTCGTCAAGTGTATGGTCCCATTGGATATTGATGTTTTCACCCTGTTTGGCCATGAGCCGGTTTGACAGTATTTTCTCTGAACGAAATTTATCCCGTCGATGCACTACTGTCACCTTCGAAGCAATATTTGACAGGTACAAAGCCTCTTCAACCGCCGTATTTCCGCCACCAATGACAGCAACCTCTTTATTGCGATAGAAAAACCCGTCGCAGGTCGCACAGGCAGAGACACCACGGCCTTTAAATGCCTCCTCTGACTCCATACCTAAATATTTAGCTGACGCGCCGGTAGCGATAATCAGCGCATCACAGGTATAGTGGCCGTTGTCACCTTCAAGTAGAAAAGGGCGCTGTTGTAAATGGGTGGTATGAATATGATCGACCACAATCTCCGTATCAAAACGTTCCGCGTGTTTGCGCATACGCTCCATGAGTTCCGGGCCTTGCACACCGTCATTATCGCCAGGCCAATTATCAACATCCGTCGTCGTGGTCAGTTGGCCACCTTGCTCAATACCGGTAATCAGCATGGGGGACAGATTGGCACGTCCCCCATAGACTGCCGCTGAATAGCCAGCAGGCCCAGAGCCCAGAATGATAAGCGGGCGATGTTGTACGGG
The genomic region above belongs to Gammaproteobacteria bacterium and contains:
- a CDS encoding GNAT family N-acetyltransferase, with product MQDRYLTRYETILSDVGEKQWNRLNQRNNPFLSYEFLEGIERYNCVGGDSGWQPCHITLWKNDILVGALPLYSKLHSWGEFVFNFAWADAYAQHGLAYYPKLVSAIPFTPVVGQRFLCAEDDHAETISIKQQLIESAIGYAKESNYSSWHCLFPEDPGFSNELKTKNSLILERWGYQFHWQNQHYQHFDDFLASMTSSKRKKIRRERRRVKEQGITLQTLTGHEISDQQWQVFYQYYLSTFSKKNNYPAFTLEFFQNLGTTLPDQVLLILAQYDGHNVAGAFFMRNATHLYGRHWGCLAEFHSLHFELCYYAAIEYCIVNGIDYFDAGAQGEHKISRGFLPVKTRSLHWIAHEGFHHAIDDFLCQERHGVSNYIEHVKTHSPFKNKGTS
- a CDS encoding PilZ domain-containing protein is translated as MLRHAAERRAALRVGVSCKLDYAEQGTEQNSEHTSHGTLNNLSTTGLAFQTNEQFKLGTLLDVRLDPGNTLIAPLDATIEIIRVDTAEDLSGYNIAGRITQINH
- the trxB gene encoding thioredoxin-disulfide reductase, yielding MTDKTTENNPVQHRPLIILGSGPAGYSAAVYGGRANLSPMLITGIEQGGQLTTTTDVDNWPGDNDGVQGPELMERMRKHAERFDTEIVVDHIHTTHLQQRPFLLEGDNGHYTCDALIIATGASAKYLGMESEEAFKGRGVSACATCDGFFYRNKEVAVIGGGNTAVEEALYLSNIASKVTVVHRRDKFRSEKILSNRLMAKQGENINIQWDHTLDEVLGDKMGVTGMRIRSTKDDSTQDIDLSGIFIAIGHSPNTQIFAGQLDMKNGYIIIKSGLAGDATATSIAGVFAAGDVADQVYRQAVTSAGAGCMAALDAERYLEELSSA